A stretch of the Thalassotalea euphylliae genome encodes the following:
- a CDS encoding GNAT family N-acetyltransferase: MDVLPATKLKLRFFEAQDELLLVDYLNDPQVIHYLSSRIPNPYTAEDAKWWITTGSRNGLIRAITVDGELAGCIGAEPGQHEYQYSGEVGYWLAEKFWGKGYATNALCLLIKELQQATPLVRLQASVFEGNQGSAKVLEKCGFTQQGYFPKAVYKNQRFYHEVVYGRTIS; encoded by the coding sequence ATGGATGTTTTACCAGCCACCAAGCTAAAGCTTCGTTTTTTTGAAGCGCAAGATGAATTACTTTTAGTTGACTACTTAAACGACCCTCAAGTTATTCATTACCTGTCATCACGCATTCCTAATCCTTACACTGCTGAAGATGCAAAATGGTGGATTACTACAGGCAGCCGCAACGGTTTAATTCGAGCGATTACCGTTGATGGCGAGCTTGCAGGTTGTATTGGCGCTGAGCCAGGTCAACACGAGTATCAATATAGCGGTGAAGTAGGCTATTGGTTAGCCGAGAAATTTTGGGGCAAAGGCTATGCAACCAATGCGCTGTGTTTATTAATTAAAGAGCTTCAGCAGGCAACTCCGCTCGTGAGATTGCAGGCTAGCGTCTTTGAAGGGAATCAAGGCTCAGCCAAAGTGCTAGAAAAATGTGGTTTTACGCAACAAGGCTACTTTCCCAAAGCAGTTTATAAAAATCAGCGTTTCTACCATGAGGTTGTTTATGGCAGGACTATTTCTTAG